One genomic segment of Emcibacter sp. SYSU 3D8 includes these proteins:
- a CDS encoding PAS domain S-box protein, translating to MSADPRLPWSMPASPEMWRLFLQHMPACVAVLDRDMRYVATSERWIEDLELTGRDIIGQSHYDLFPGLDDTRRERHRRCLAGETIRLGLDDYVLPSGARLTVKWEYVPWHDAQGDIAGMIMFSEVMTRQRMLEEKVEAEADRLHRAEIVSKSGAWEWDVAANVVTWSAGLSALLGLDDVRADGERPSWTRLVHPDDRDGVMKQVGRALAGEIPYDIEMRMLRDDGTILDVRVIAEISRDPEGNPLSVFGAMQDVTELRRKERELSAVYRRYRLASEVSGTAAWEIWPKEGRVLTDENFMRLIGRAGEPPSETLDDLQAAFPPETRAKLTRMIGEIVAGNRSTYDLTLRTRLPDGKTIWLSAYGKVLGGRKGEPLRIVGTTRDVTDLKLADLALQNSERNLLVAQQIASVGSWEWDVGSETLNCSPELLRIYGYPTTRTSIRLEDLMSRIHPDDAERVTVGFGELRSGGAVNVESEMRLVRPGQGTIWIRAIARGFTNDAGRLVRMNGAVEDITARKVADREIALRDSALQNSVGAVAMAGMDGYFVYANQAFLDLLGIESQEALKKVNALETVRDPAAAEAAFGALVNEPYRWDGELPIRRTSGEHRDVLVTAAVHRAVGEEPLIIASYMDVTERNAALRDLARSERQLRQAQTMARLGETAYDTVTGRYAMPAHTREILGLGDEYATFDAAMGRKLIHPDDWKKIDDGARLLIKGLSDSDMTTYRFLSPTRGTLHVQTINHAERDETGRVTGMTGIIQDVTHIKQAEDEAREARRRAERYLDIAGSVIIALDPDGHINLINRQGRELLGYSESELIGRDWYDLAVPAELHDELRARVNIMADERSQGFRVRESEVVTRTGERRLIEWVTSLLYDDDDNFAGWLSSGRDLTDLRQAEQSLRDSEVRTRAVMEAASIGIVTLDETGCMVSLNPEAENIFGMEETLLLGRNLADMFAPSERESCDAMRLPVDEDEAGGHKAGLGVLHEFTVPRGEGEATPVEMSVTAMDIGGRRTFVAAIQDITERKRAEAKLQQVQRLETIGQLTGGVAHDFNNLLMAMQVNLELLKEMVEHDPDGNEYADAALSSVARGAELTRRLLAFSRRQPLQPKVIDINGLVTETVRILQRTLGEQIAIVSVLEPDIWPVEVDRAQLENVLMNLAVNARDAMPSGGRITIETVNSVLDEHYAVTHGDVEPGEYVMLAVSDTGTGMSPQVLARAFEPFFTTKDVGRGSGLGLSMTYGFVKQSGGHLKLYSELGVGTTIKIYFRRDRRGVQVEKARTAEPVAQTGNEVILLIEDDASVRQTVTALLQSLGYTVVVASDGPEALELVEGGVKPDLLLADIVLPKGLTGRQVCDAIGARLPGIKTLYMSGYTENAIVHQGRLEDGVVLLSKPFPRRHLAEKLREVLDS from the coding sequence ATGAGCGCTGATCCGCGCCTGCCATGGTCCATGCCCGCAAGTCCCGAGATGTGGCGGTTGTTCCTGCAGCATATGCCGGCCTGTGTCGCCGTGCTCGACCGCGACATGCGGTATGTGGCCACCAGCGAACGCTGGATCGAAGACCTGGAACTGACAGGCCGCGACATCATTGGCCAGTCGCACTACGACCTCTTTCCCGGCCTGGACGACACGCGCCGTGAAAGGCACCGCCGCTGCCTTGCCGGTGAAACGATCAGATTGGGCCTCGACGATTATGTGCTGCCGAGCGGCGCGCGGCTGACCGTCAAATGGGAATATGTCCCCTGGCATGACGCCCAAGGCGACATTGCCGGAATGATCATGTTTTCCGAGGTCATGACCCGCCAGCGCATGCTGGAGGAGAAGGTCGAGGCGGAGGCCGACCGCCTGCACCGCGCCGAGATCGTCAGCAAGTCCGGCGCCTGGGAATGGGACGTGGCCGCCAATGTCGTTACCTGGAGCGCGGGCCTGTCGGCATTGCTCGGGCTTGACGACGTAAGAGCCGATGGCGAGCGGCCCAGCTGGACCCGCCTGGTTCATCCCGACGACCGTGACGGGGTCATGAAGCAGGTAGGCCGGGCGTTGGCGGGCGAAATTCCCTACGACATCGAAATGCGCATGCTGCGCGACGATGGAACCATTCTCGATGTCCGGGTAATCGCCGAGATCAGCCGCGACCCGGAGGGCAATCCGTTGTCGGTGTTTGGCGCCATGCAGGATGTTACCGAGCTGCGGCGCAAGGAGCGCGAACTGTCTGCGGTCTATCGCCGCTACCGGCTGGCGAGCGAGGTCTCAGGCACGGCGGCCTGGGAAATCTGGCCGAAGGAAGGGCGGGTTCTTACCGACGAGAATTTCATGCGGCTTATTGGTCGCGCGGGCGAGCCGCCCAGCGAGACCCTCGATGATCTGCAGGCGGCGTTCCCGCCGGAGACCCGCGCGAAGCTGACGCGCATGATCGGCGAAATCGTGGCGGGTAACCGCTCGACCTATGACCTGACGCTGCGCACCAGGCTGCCGGACGGCAAGACCATCTGGCTCAGCGCCTACGGCAAGGTGCTGGGCGGCAGAAAGGGCGAACCGCTTCGCATTGTCGGCACCACCCGCGACGTTACCGATCTGAAGCTGGCCGACCTGGCGCTGCAGAACAGCGAGCGCAATTTGCTGGTGGCGCAGCAGATCGCCAGCGTCGGCAGCTGGGAATGGGATGTTGGCAGCGAGACGTTGAATTGTTCGCCGGAATTGTTGCGGATCTACGGTTATCCAACGACGCGCACCTCGATCCGGCTCGAGGATCTGATGAGCCGCATCCATCCCGATGACGCCGAGCGCGTTACCGTGGGGTTCGGCGAACTCCGATCCGGCGGCGCCGTGAATGTCGAGAGCGAAATGCGCCTGGTGCGGCCCGGACAAGGGACGATCTGGATTCGCGCCATCGCTCGCGGGTTCACCAACGACGCCGGTCGGCTGGTGCGCATGAATGGCGCTGTGGAGGACATTACCGCGCGCAAGGTGGCCGATCGCGAAATCGCTCTCCGCGACAGCGCGCTGCAGAACTCGGTCGGCGCCGTCGCCATGGCCGGTATGGACGGCTACTTCGTATACGCCAATCAGGCATTCCTCGATCTGCTGGGCATTGAGAGCCAGGAAGCGCTGAAAAAGGTCAATGCGCTGGAAACCGTCCGCGATCCCGCAGCGGCGGAAGCTGCCTTTGGGGCGCTGGTGAACGAACCATACCGCTGGGACGGCGAGTTGCCGATTCGCCGCACCAGCGGCGAGCACCGGGACGTTCTGGTTACCGCGGCCGTCCATCGGGCCGTGGGCGAAGAGCCGCTGATCATCGCGTCATACATGGACGTGACCGAACGGAACGCGGCGCTGCGCGATCTTGCCCGCAGCGAACGTCAGCTCCGTCAGGCCCAGACCATGGCGCGCCTGGGCGAAACCGCCTACGACACGGTGACCGGCCGCTACGCCATGCCGGCCCATACCCGGGAAATCCTGGGCCTGGGTGACGAATACGCCACGTTCGACGCGGCGATGGGACGCAAACTGATCCACCCGGACGATTGGAAAAAGATCGACGATGGCGCCCGCCTGCTGATCAAGGGGCTGAGCGACAGTGACATGACCACGTACCGGTTCCTGTCGCCGACCCGCGGCACCCTGCACGTACAGACGATCAATCATGCCGAACGTGACGAGACCGGGCGGGTCACCGGCATGACCGGCATCATCCAGGACGTTACCCATATCAAGCAGGCCGAGGACGAGGCCCGCGAGGCCAGGCGGCGGGCCGAGCGCTATCTGGATATTGCCGGCAGCGTCATCATCGCCCTCGATCCCGACGGCCACATCAACCTGATAAACCGCCAGGGCCGCGAATTGCTGGGCTATTCGGAATCAGAGCTGATCGGCCGCGACTGGTACGATCTGGCTGTGCCCGCGGAATTGCATGACGAACTTCGTGCACGGGTCAACATAATGGCCGACGAGCGCAGCCAGGGCTTCCGGGTCCGTGAGAGCGAGGTGGTCACTCGCACCGGAGAACGGCGGCTGATCGAATGGGTGACATCGCTGCTCTACGACGACGACGACAATTTCGCGGGATGGCTGAGTTCGGGGCGCGACCTCACCGATCTGCGCCAGGCGGAACAGTCGCTGCGCGACAGCGAAGTACGCACGCGGGCGGTAATGGAGGCGGCATCCATCGGTATCGTCACGCTGGATGAGACCGGCTGTATGGTGTCGCTCAATCCAGAAGCCGAGAACATCTTCGGCATGGAGGAGACCCTGCTCTTGGGCCGGAATCTGGCGGATATGTTTGCCCCGTCAGAGCGCGAGTCGTGCGACGCCATGCGTCTGCCTGTTGACGAGGATGAGGCCGGCGGCCACAAAGCGGGCCTTGGCGTGCTGCACGAATTCACCGTGCCCCGCGGCGAGGGCGAAGCCACGCCGGTCGAAATGTCGGTGACCGCAATGGACATCGGCGGGCGCCGTACCTTCGTGGCCGCCATTCAGGATATTACCGAGCGCAAGCGGGCCGAGGCCAAGCTGCAGCAGGTGCAGCGGCTGGAGACCATCGGCCAGCTCACCGGCGGTGTTGCCCACGATTTCAACAACCTGCTGATGGCCATGCAGGTGAATCTGGAACTGCTCAAGGAGATGGTCGAGCACGATCCGGACGGTAACGAATATGCCGATGCGGCGCTCTCTTCCGTCGCGCGCGGCGCCGAACTGACTCGGCGGCTGCTCGCCTTCTCCCGCCGCCAGCCATTGCAGCCCAAGGTGATCGACATCAACGGGCTCGTCACCGAGACGGTGCGCATCCTGCAGCGGACTCTGGGCGAGCAGATTGCCATCGTCAGCGTGCTTGAGCCCGACATCTGGCCGGTCGAGGTCGACCGCGCCCAACTTGAAAACGTGCTGATGAACCTGGCGGTGAATGCGCGCGACGCAATGCCATCGGGCGGGCGCATCACCATCGAAACCGTCAATTCCGTACTCGACGAGCATTATGCGGTGACGCATGGAGACGTCGAGCCCGGCGAGTATGTCATGCTCGCTGTCTCCGATACGGGAACGGGCATGTCGCCGCAGGTGCTGGCGCGCGCATTCGAGCCGTTCTTCACCACCAAGGACGTCGGGCGTGGCAGCGGTCTCGGCCTCAGCATGACCTATGGTTTCGTCAAGCAATCGGGCGGGCACCTCAAGCTGTACAGCGAACTGGGCGTGGGCACGACGATCAAGATCTACTTCCGGCGGGACCGGCGCGGCGTGCAGGTGGAGAAAGCCCGGACTGCCGAACCGGTCGCGCAAACCGGCAACGAGGTGATCCTGCTGATCGAGGACGATGCGAGCGTGCGTCAGACCGTGACGGCGCTGCTCCAGTCGCTTGGCTATACGGTCGTGGTGGCCTCGGACGGACCCGAAGCCCTTGAACTTGTCGAGGGCGGCGTCAAGCCGGACCTGTTGCTTGCCGACATCGTGCTGCCGAAGGGACTGACCGGCCGCCAGGTCTGCGATGCCATCGGCGCGCGCCTTCCCGGCATCAAGACCTTGTACATGTCCGGTTACACCGAAAATGCCATCGTTCATCAGGGTCGGCTGGAGGATGGCGTGGTGCTGCTGTCCAAACCATTCCCGAGACGTCATCTCGCAGAGAAGTTGCGCGAGGTGCTCGATTCGTAG